Below is a window of Flavobacterium sp. N2820 DNA.
TGTATGAAAAAATAGTAACGCGCTCGTTGTTTGGAAATATTAACGCGAGTAGGAATTCGGCTTAGTTTGAAATGAGATTCTGAAACAAGTTCAGGATGACAGTGGTTTTCATTATAATTCCTTTGTCAAGCTGAACTTGTTTCAGCTTCTAAAGAATAAACCTCAAAATTTAGATATCTAAACTTTGAGGTTTATTAATTTTTTATTTCAAAAGACTATCTAACAACTCCGTTAATTGAGCAGAAGAAGGTCTTGCAGCATCAGCTTTTAAAACTTTTCCATCAGGACCAATTAATAAGAATCTTGGAATAGAGTTAATACCAAAAGCTTTAATAAAATCTGAATTCCAGTTTTTATCTGCAAACAATTGAATGCCACCTAATTGTTTTTCGGTTACAAATTTTTGCCATTTTTCATGGTCTTTGTCAACATCTACTGAGATACTTACAAATTCAATGTTTTTGCCATGGTATTTTTCTTCTACTTTCTTTAAATGAGGAATTTCAGCTCTACAAGGTCCGCACCAAGTTGCCCAAACATCGATGTACACATATTTTCCTCTTAAATCTTCTAATTTTGTTTTTCCGCCTTTATGGTTTTCATAATCAAATGAAGGAGCAACGGCATTTTCAAGTTTTTTCGCCGATGCTTTTTGATTGAAATATTGCATCAACATCATGCCTTCCTGATTAATCATTGGTTTTGCAATGTCAACCAATTTAGCATCTAAACCTGCATTTTCTAAATTAGCTAAATCGCTGGTTTTCTTTTTCTCTAAAGCAGTTTTAAATTCGGCTTCTTCTTTTTCAAGTAAACCTTCTAATTCCATTTCAAAAACCTCGTCGGTTAGCGCTTTTTTTGCTAAATAATTATTTTCTTTTTCGCCTTTTCCTTTATAAACAATTGTTTCATCAAATTCTTTAGCGTTCATGGTTAAATTTAAATCATACCCATCTTTAAAAAATAGTAATGATGATTCTGATCCATCACTAAATTGGTGTAATCCTTCAGTAATTTCAAATGTAGATTCAAAAACACCTTTTTTGTTAACTGGAATTACATGTTTGAATTTTTTAGGACCAAAAATTGTTAAAGTGTCCGAATTTCGATTTTCGATTTTAGCCGAAAATTTTACTTTGCCTGTTGATTGTGCAAACGAAAAACAAGCTGATAATAATAGTAAATAAGTGATTTTTTTCATAAATTATTGGATAAGATGATTGTAAAAATAAAGTATTATTTTATAAAACTACAAAAACAAATTAAAATTGCATTTTAATTAACGCATTAGACGAAAAATTTTCAATTTTGTTAGTACTTTTGCATAAAATTTTTTAGAAATGTATAGAAGTCATAATTGCGGCGAACTAAACGCATCACATATTAATACAGAAGTTACCCTTGCTGGTTGGGTTCAAAAGTCTAGAGATAAAGGATTTATGATTTGGGTTGATTTACGTGATCGATACGGAATTACCCAATTGATTTTTGATGAACAAAGAACTGATAAAGCTGTTATTGAAAAAGCAAAATCTTTAGGAAGAGAATTTGTAATCCAAATCAAAGGAACGGTTATAGAACGTGTTTCTAAAAACCCAAATATGGCAACTGGTGACGTTGAAATTTTAGTTACCGAATTAACTATTTTAAACGAAGCACAATTGCCTCCTTTTACGATTGAAGATGAAACGGATGGTGGTGAAGATATTCGTATGAAATATCGTTATTTAGATATCAGAAGAAATCCGGTTAAAAATAATTTATTATTCCGTCATAAAGTATCCATGGAAGTTAGAAAATATCTTTCAGACCAAGGATTTTGTGATGTTGAAACGCCTTATTTAATTAAGTCTACTCCAGAAGGTGCGCGTGATTTTGTAGTGCCAAGTAGAATGAATGAAGGACAGTTTTATGCCTTACCTCAATCGCCACAAACCTTCAAACAGTTATTGATGGTAGGTGGAATGGACAAATATTTCCAAATTGTGAAATGTTTCCGTGACGAAGATTTAAGAGCAGACCGTCAGCCAGAATTTACACAAATTGACTGCGAAATGGCATTCGTGGAGCAAGAAGATATTTTAGATATGTTTGAAGGGTTAACGCGTCATTTACTTAAAGAAATCAAAGGAATTGAAGTAGATAAATTCCCGAGAATTACTTATGATTACGCCATGAAAACCTATGGTAACGACAAACCAGATATTCGTTTTGAAATGAAATTTGGCGAGTTAAACGCTGTAGCTCAGCATAAAGATTTTCCAGTATTCAATTCAGCTGAATTAGTAGTCGGAATCGCTGCGCCAGGTTGTGCAAATTATACCAGAAAAGAAATTGATACTTTAATAGATTGGGTAAAGCGCCCTCAAGTTGGAGCATTAGGAATGGTTTATGTAAAATGTGAAGAAGACGGTTCATTTAAATCATCAGTGGATAAATTCTACGATCAAGAAGATTTGAAAAAATGGGCAGAAATTACCAACGCAAAACCAGGTGATTTAATTTTAGTATTATCAGGAAAGGCAGATAAGACAAGAACACAATTATCGGCACTTCGTATGGAAGTTGCAACGCGTTTAGGTTTGAGAAAATCAGATGAATTTGCACCATTATGGGTAGTAGATTTCCCATTATTAGAATGGGACGAAGAAAGCGGAAGATACCACGCAATGCACCATCCATTTACTTCTCCAAAACCAGAAGATATGGCTTTAATTGAAACCGAACCAGGAAAAGTGCGTGCCAATGCTTATGATATGGTGTTAAACGGAAACGAAATTGGTGGAGGTTCTATTCGTATTCACGATAGGGATTTACAAAGTAGAATGTTTGATTTATTAGGTTTCAGTAAAGAACAAGCTCAGGCTCAGTTTGGATTTTTAATGAATGCATTTGAATTTGGCGCACCACCACACGGAGGTTTAGCTTTTGGATTGGATAGATTGGTTTCTATTTTAGGTGGTCAAGAAACAATCCGTGATTTTATTGCTTTCCCTAAAAACAATTCAGGAAGAGATGTAATGATTGATGCACCATCTACAATTGATGAAGCGCAATTGCAAGAATTACATATTAAATTAAGATAAAGATGAAAAAAATTCTGATTGGTCTTATCGTAATTATTGCAGGTCTAATTTCTTTTGGATATTTTCAAAAAAATAATGGTTTAAATGGCGATAAATGGATTGGAATAGGAATTTTAGTACTTGCTTTTGTGCTAATGCCATTATTTTTATACTCAAGATTTAAGAACAAAGAAGTGAGAGATCGCATGTTAAATTTTGATTTAAAGAAGGATAAAGAGCCTGAAAATCAATAAATTTGAAATATTTTATACCTTTTTGTTTTTTATATTGTAATTAAGTATATCTTTGAAGTATTATTAATTTTTTTATATTACAAAATGCGAACAGGCAAAGTTAAATTCTTCAATGAATCAAAAGGTTACGGTTTTATTACAGATGATGAAACAGGAAAAGACATTTTCGTACACGCAAGCGGAATGAGAGTTGAATCTCTTAATGAAGGTGATGCAGTAAGTTACGAAGAAGAAGAAGGAAGAAAAGGTAAAGTAGCTGCTCAAGTAGTAGTTATCGAAGACTAATATATATTATTTTTTGATTACCTAGAAAGAACAAAGTCCCGATTAAATCGGGACTTTTTTTGTTTACAACCATTTCTTTTCACTTTCAGTAGCGTCTAGAATATCTATTTCCAGTGCTAATTTAAAATGTTTAGCAACCTCAAAAGCTTTTATTTTGTTTGTTGTTTTATAAAATGTAATATGTTTATTTCTTTCGTAAAATAAGTTTACTAAAATCACACTACTTTTTTGGGTTGTTTCTGCGGTAACAACCCTTATAGTTTGGCTTTCATTTGTTTTAAATACTGAAGCATATTCAAAGTTAGGCATCTGATTCCATTTTCCAAACTTAATTCCAAACAATGATTGAAAAGATCGAATAGTTTTGTTAGTTAAGTTTATATCTGTTCCTTCGGCAACATTTAAGCCCAAACCAATAGCAATAAAAATAAACGCAAACAGACTTCCTGTTAAAACTACCATTAGAAATCCTAAACAAGCGAAAGCAATTCCGAAAAAACGCTTCACAAAAGGAATCTCTTTCGTATAACTAATAATGTTTTCCATACAAAAAAGGATTACAAAGTTGTAATCCTTTTCAAATATATAATTTTGATTTTATTTAAATAAATATTTTACTCCAAATAAAACATTTCCTTTTGGCATAGGAACCATTCCTGCTTCTACATATGCTGTGTTAAAAATATTATTAGCATATACTGAAAATTCTAATGCTTTTAATTGATATGAAGCACTTACATCCCAAATGTTGTAACTAACTCCTGAAGTTCTTTCTACGTATCTATATCCAATTGAATTACTGAAATTCTTGAACCATTCCATGGCATAATTTCCAACAAATTGATGTTTCATAGAATTGATAGAATATCTTGAATAAGCAGCACTGCTTTTTTTAACATCGTCTTCGATAAAAGTATACCCCATTTTAATTTTTTGTGGTAAAGTATTCAGCATAAATCGGTACTCAACTTGTGTTTCAAATCCTTTTGTGTTTACATCCTGAATGTTTTGTGGGGTATAAATAACATCTGCTTCGGTTGGTCTCACATAATCAATCAAATCATTTGAATCTCTGTTGAATGCTGCAAACGTAAAGTCAAATTTAGACGTTAACCATTTGATTCCAATTTCTTCTGAAAGTGCTTCTTCAGGTTGTAAATTTTCATTTCCAATAGCTTGTGGTCCAATATAATATAAATCGGTATAGGTTGGGACTCTGTATGTATACCCGATGTTTCCATACACTCTAAAATCTGAAGTAACTTGATAACCTAAATCTAATCCTGGAAATGCTTTGCTATCAAAGTCTGAAAAATAAGATACCGCAACTCCAGGTGTTATATCAAATTTTTTATCAAAAAACTGAAAACGATGTTCTAAAAACAGAGAAGCCATTTCTCTAGAATTATCGCCCAATCGGTTACTCGAAATGTAATATTTAGCCATTTCTATACCAAAACCAGTGATCCCCGCTTTTGATTCATATGAACCATTCAATTCTGCTGCAACTTTATTGGTAATGTGTAAATTTCTATACGCCGATGGATTGCTTCTGATATAATGATATTCGTCTTGATTTCTTCTCCAATATAATCTTGGTTTCCAAGTAAAATTTCCGTTTTTAATTACGGTTGAAAGTCCAATTAAACTTGCTTGGGTTTCTTCATATTGTTCTGTAGCTGATGGAATTCCGTAAAAACCATTTGCGCCAAATTTTCTCTCTGAGTAAGTCGTAAGTAAATCAATTGGTAATTTATTTTTATTGAATTGACTTTTTAACACATAATTTTGATTGTCAAAATCGGTGTTGTGACGATAACCTTCTGAAATATTTTTAGAAAAATGCACAATATGACTACTTGTTTCTAAATTAATAGCTCCGGTTGCTTCTGTAGTAAACTGTCCAAAAGAACCTGCTTGAACTTTGGCAATTAATGAATTTTCAAAACCATCCTTTGTTACAATATTAACAGCTCCTGTAAAAGCATTTTGTCCAAAAATTCGAGCAGCCGGACCTTTAATCACTTCAATTCTTTTGATTAATTCGATAGGTAATGCTAAGTTTAAGGTATGATGACCCGTTTGTGGATCATCAACTTTAATGCCGTCAATTAGCAGTAATGTTTGGTCAAAACCACCACCTCTAATGTATAAATCGGCCTGCATTCCGTTTACACCTTGACGTCTAACATCAATTCCTGCAACTTGTTGTAATGCGTCAGCAACGTTGGTAACACCCAGTTTTTTAATATCAGTTGCCGTAATTATTTGAATGGTTCTTGAATTTTCTTTAAAAGGTAAATCAATTCGCGAAGATGATACTATAACTTCTTTAAGCGAATCGGTTTTTGGTTCATTTTCTTGTGCATTTCCAAGTATAGCACTTAAAAGCAAGGCTGATAAAAAGTATTTATTTTTCATTTGAAGTTTATTTTAAAACGCTGCAAAATTCGTAACTTTCCGGACGATTAAAATAGTCCAGATATAAAATGATAGATAGTCCGGTAAATGTGTTATTAAAAGAACTGATTCACTTTGAAAAATCTGGAGGAACGGCTGTTTACATTCAAATTGCCCAACAAATTATAAATGGAATTCAGCGCGGTTATTTGACAACAGGAACTGCATTACCAGGCACGCGTACATTTAGTCAGTTACTAAAAATTCATAGAAACACAGCGGTAGCTGTTTATGACGAATTAGCCTCACAAGGTTGGGTAGAAATCATTGCCAATAAAGGTACTTTTGTATTGATTCCTGAACAAAAAAACCAACCAATAAAGGCAACTTCAGACCTTGTTGATGGAATTTATAAGTATTCAAAAAACACCGGATTTAATTTTAAAACTTCTTTTCATTTAGCGCCAGCAAACGAATTTTCTAAGGCAAAATATGCAATAAACGATGGAGAACCTGATTTGAGATTGCATCCTGTTCATCAGTTTTCGAAATGGTACAGTGCTGCCATGAAACGAAAATCGTTAATTTCTAAATGGAATCAAACCAATATATCTTCTCATTCGGCAATTGAAAGTCAATTATGTAATTATTTGAATGCTACTCGCGGGTTTCATATTCAACCGAATAATTTAATCAGTACACGAAGCTCCGAAATGAGTTTGTTTATTATTTCACAGCTTTTAATTCAACCCAATGATGTTGTTTTGGTAGGAAATTTAAGCAATTTTGCTTCCAATATGATTTTTCAGCAAGCTGGTGCTTCAATCAAAACCATTCCAGTTGATGAACAAGGATTAGATGTTGAGTATATTAAAAAACATTTTACAAAAGGAAAAATTCGTTGTGTTTATGTTTGTTCCAATAGGCATTATCCCACAACTAAAACATTGAGTGCCGAACGAAGATTGAAGTTAATCCAATTGGCTTCTGCTTATCAATTTGCAATTATTGAAGATGATTTTGATTATGATTTTCAGTACAATGGAGTTTCAAAGTTGCCAATGGCTAGTGCAGATGCGAATGGAATGGTAATTTATTTAGGTAAAGTAGGTCAATCGTTATTTCCTAGTTTTCAAACAGGATTTGTAGTTGCACCCGATAATTTAATTTTGGAAGCCAAAAATTATTTAAAAATGTTGGATCGTCAAGGCGATTTGATTCAGGAACAATTGCTTTCAGAATTAATTTATGAAGGAGAAATCCACAGATTGATAAAAAAAAATGTATTCATTTATAAAAAACGTTGTGATTATTTATGTGCTTGTTTAACTGAAAATTTTAAGCAAACAATACGTTTTGAAAAACCAAATGGAGGATTGGCAATTTGGTTACAATTTGAACCAAAAATTTCATTAGTTCAGTTAGCAGAACAAGCGTATAAAAACGATTTATTTTTACCCAAAACGATTCTATATCAAGATAAAAACACGTGTGCTATTCGTTTTGGTTTTGGGCATTTAAATGAAGACGAAATCGAAATTATAGTTAAAAAACTCAAACAAGCGTATGACTTTTTGTTGTAAAGAAAAAGAAAAACCCCAAAAGAAATTTTTGGGGTTCGTTATTGTTATGTTTGATTGAATTAGTTTTTAACTAAAACATCTTTTGACCATTTTTTTACTTCAGCAATTCTACTGTCAGAAAAATCAACTTCAGTTAAAGAAGCTTCTGACCAAAAAAACCATTTTCCTTTTTTTGAACCGTTTTCAAATTCTCCTATGGCTTGTTTCGTTCCATCTTCGTTATATGAAACCCATTTGCCGTTTGGTTTTCCGTTTAAATAGTTTCCTTCTTGTTTGATTTGACCATTATCATAGTAGTAAGTAGTTTTTACTTCTTGCCCAATGATTTCATATTTTGGCTTAACTTCTTGTGCAAATGTTAGACTTGTTACTAACATTATTCCTGCAATCATTATATTTTTCATAGTCTATTTCTTTTAAGAGTTAATAATACTATAACAAATATAAATGTTTTTTTACAATAAAAAAACTTTAAGTTAACAATTTGATAACATTGAGCTAAAATTTAAAATTAAACCTGCTTATTTGACGTTTAATATCCCAATTTTTCTCTTACTCTTTTTAATACATTATTTGCTACAATACCAGCTTTTGCGGCACCTTCTAACAATAATTTATCAACTTCTTCCAAATTATTGATGTAATAATTATATTTTTCTCTTTCGGTTTTGAATTTTATGGTAATTAACTCATATAAAGCTTGTTTAGCATGTCCGTAGCCATAATTTCCAGCTTCGTATTTAGCACGCAAATCAGCTACATCTTCTGCAGTACCTAATAATTTGTACAAAGCAAAAACATTACATGTATCAGGATTTTTTGGTTCTTCTAGTGGTGTACTGTCGGTTTCAATTGTTTTTATTTGCTTTAGTAGCGTTTTATCGTCTAAAAATATATTGATGAAATTGTTTCTCGATTTACTCATTTTTTGTCCATCTGTTCCCGGGATAATCATGATTTTTTCATCAATTTTAGCTTCTGGAATTACAAAGGTTTCACCCATTTGATGATTGAATCGTGAAGCCACATCACGCGTGATTTCTAAATGTTGCAATTGGTCTTTTCCAACAGGGACAAAATTTGCATCATACAATAAAATATCGGCAGCCATTAACATTGGATAGGAAAACAATCCTGCATTAACATCGTCTAATCTATCGGCTTTATCTTTGAACGAATGGGCTAATGTTAAACGTTGAAAAGGAAAAAAACAACTCAAATACCAAGAAAGTTCGGTAGTTTGTGGTACATCGGATTGGCGGTAAAAAACCACACGATTGGTATCTAAACCACAAGCTAGCCAAGCCGCTGCAACACTGTAAGTATTTTGTCTTAGTTCTGCTCCATTTTTGATTTGCGTAATCGAATGCAAATCAGCAATAAAAAGAAAAGACTGATTATCAGGATTATTTGCCATTTGAATTGCTGGTATAATTGCCCCTAATAAATTTCCTAAGTGTGGTGTTCCTGTACTTTGAATTCCAGTTAAGATTTTTGCCATTATAATGTGTTTTTTTAAAGCAAAGACACGATGTTCTTCAAGTTATTATTTAAATGCAAATGTAGAGTAAAAACCGAAAAGTAAAAAGGCATCAGTTTTATTAAAATGATTACTTTTGAAAATCTAATAGACTAGCCACAATGAAATTTTTAAAATATCCACTCACGTTATTGTATCGCATTTGGTTTTACATCCTGGTTTTAGTTCCAATAATAATTTTGTTTCCGTTTATATTAGCTACTATTTTAAGCGAAAAAACGTATCCTTTATTTTTTAAAATAGCTAGAATATGGTCTAAGATTATTTTATTTGGAATGGGTTTCAATTATTCAATTGAAGGAGATGATGTTTTTGAAGATGGTAAAAGTTATATGTTAGTAGCCAATCACACTTCAATGACCGATATTATGTTGATGTTGATTGCGGTTAAAAATCATCCTTTTGTTTTTGTAGGAAAGAAAGAATTAGCTAAAATTCCAATTTTTGGATTCATTTACAAACGTGTTTGTATTTTGGTCGACAGAAGCAGTAGTAAAAGTCGCTACCAGGTTTTTGAACGTGCACAAAAAAGAATTCATCAAGGGTTGAGTATTTGTATTTTTCCAGAAGGCGGTGTTCCAGAAGAGCACATTGTATTGGATGGTTTTAAAGATGGTGCATTTCGAATAGCAATTGAACATCAATTACCCATTGTTCCGATGGTATTTTTTGATAATAAAAAACGTTTTTCATATACTTTTTTTAGCGGAAGTCCAGGAAAAATGAGAGCAAAAATTTATCCAGTAATTGAAACTAAAGGAAAAACCTTAGAAGACAGAAACGCTATTAAACTACAAGTACGAAACATTATATTAGAACCATTAGTTAATGATTTGAAATAAAAAAGTCCAAACGCATCTGGACTTTTTCGGTTTCATTTTAACTAGAAATGAAACAACTTAACTTAAATTTAAGCTTAACCAACTAAAGCTTAAAAACTAAAACTTATTCCAGAGTACAAACCAATAAAATAGGGTTTGAAGTTACCAGAATTTTCACTAAAGGTATTGATTTGGTATTTAAACATAGGTTGGAAATTCGCATTGAAATTCTTCCAAAAGCTGTATTTAAAACCCAAACCGACATTACTACTAAAATGTATATTGTTTAAATTATTTGCACTACCGATATTCATTTCTTGTCCGTTAGAAACAAGCGAGACTTTGTTTTCACTTAAAAATAAAGTACTTAATCCACCAATCACTTCTATTCCAAATTTTTTGTCTAATAGCTTGTAACTTAATTCTACTGGAACTTCAACAAAACCAATTTCTTGATTCAATGAGCCATCATATTTTACAAGCGGTGTTCCTAAAACCGAAACAAATTCACCATTTTCTTGTAATTTGCTTTCAATATTAATCATTTTACCGGCAGAATTTGTTTTAACATTTTCAAGTGGTATTGCGCTCACATCTTGATAAAAAGCAATATCATTAGTATTGTAATCAATTTTTAAATTATTAACACCTGTTTTAATACTTAGTTTTTGTGTAATATTATAATTAATACCAACACCATAACTAAGAGTATTGTTAAAGCTTTTCTGATTTGATAAAAATCTAGAATCAATAGAAGATCCTTCCGCTAAAGAATTGAAATAAACAGGCGATGCGTTAGTGCTAATCGCCCATTTACTTCTTTTTTCTTTTTCTTTTTCATCTTCATTTTTCCCATCCTCTTTTGCTGCAAGCAATTCTTCTAGTGGATTTTTTTCTTCAGCAATTTTTGCCACTAGCGTACTATCTTTAGTAATGATTCCACTCGAAGTAACAATTGTTTTTGAATTGTTAAATTCTTTTAAATCAGTATTGGTATTATTTGTAACAGTTGTTTCTATATTGTCTTTTTCAAAAAAAGCATCAATTTTATCTGAATTAATATCCTTGTTATTTGTTTTATCAATTGATTTTTTATTTTGAATTGTAACTAAAACTTTATCATTTGAATTATTAAATACATTTTCATTATTTATCAATTCATCATTTGATGTTGTGATGACATTGCTTTTTGAAATTTTATTTCTTTTGGTGTTGTCAACTATAGTGCTGTTTGAATTGGTTTTTTTGTTTTCTTTTGTACCAGAAACAATAGCATTTTTTGATTTTGTTAATTCATTTATAGTAACGTTATTCTGATTAATTTTTTCTTCAAATTTATTTTTTTCAGAAGTGTTTCGATTTAATTCATTTGATTCTGAACTTGTAATGGCAGAATTTTCTATTCCAGAATTAGCGTTATTATTTGTTTTAATTTTTGCATCATCAGAAACAATAGAGTTGGTATTGTCTTGATTTAAAGTATCATTTTCAGATTGGTAATTCCAAATTAGTGTTCCAACAATAAATAATGAAGCGGCAATTCCTGAAAGTTGAAACCAAAAAGGAACCACTCTTTTTTTCTTCTTTTTTTCATTTAAACGAGATGCAATAGTGTCCCAAGAGTTTTGAGGAGGAATTGCCTCAAAGTCTTTGAATTTTTCTTGAAATAATCGTTCTATATTTTTTTGTTCTTTCATTTTGTTTTTTGGATTGAATAGTTGTTATTCAATTCTATCTTTTCTTTTAAAATTGCTTTTGCTCGTGCTAAATTAGATTTTGATGTTCCAATATTGATGTTTAGCATTTCTGCAATCTCTTTGTGTGAATAATCATCCATCACATATAAATTAAAAACCAATCGATACCTGTCAGGTAATTCTTGAATAATTTTGGTAAGAAAATCCAATGAAATATTTTCATCTTCAATTTCAACGTTTTCTTCGTCGGCTATTTTTTCAGAAATTATTTCAAAAACACCTTTATTTCTATATTGCTGTAAGGTGTAATTTATAGTTATTCTTTTAGCCCAACCTTCAAATGAACCTTTATTTTTAAATTGACTTATTTTATCAAAAATGATTAAAAAACTTTCTTGTAAATTGTCTTGTGCTTCGGCATAATCTCTCGAATACTTCAAACACACAGAAAACAACTTTGGCGCTAATAGATGGTAAAGTTGTTCTTGTGCTTTGGTATTATTTTTAGTACATTCATATATGAGTTGTTCTAAAATCAAAATTATATTAGTTTACTATCGCTTCATATTCTAAAAATTCATCTTCACCTGCTGCATTTGTTCCGGTCCAAAATTTAAACAAATAAGTTTGGCTTTCGGTTGGTTTAAAATCTAAAGTAACTTCATAAGGACCTTCTTCAATCGCATTTTCACAAGTATTAGATTTTAGTTTTACCGCATTTATTGCAACAATTCTTGTGTTACCATCATATCTATAATAAATACCATCATATAAATGACAAGTGGTGGGTCTTCTATATCTAATTTTTATTTGATTAATTACATTTACATTGAAATCAACTGGCATTTCAACAGATTCAACGGGAAGAAGAACGTATTCAACATTCGGTTCATCGTCCAAGTTGCAAGAGCTAAAAACAAAAAGTAAACTCAATAATAAAACTAACTTTTTCATTTTTTTTAATGTGTGTTTCTATTTAGATGAATAATTCTATAAATGGTTGCGTTAAATTACAAAAAAAATCACGCTCAAGGCGTGATTTAATTTTTATGCGTTATTTTCTTTGATTAGATCTTTAATTTTTTGCTCTAATTCGTCCATTAATTCTGGATTGTCTTTGATTAAAGCTTTTACGGCATCTCTACCTTGACCCAATTTTGTTTCTCCGTAGCTAAACCAAGAACCACTTTTTTTAATGATTTCAAATTCTACGGCTAAGTCTAAAACCTCACCTACTTTTGAAATTCCTTCACCATAC
It encodes the following:
- a CDS encoding TlpA family protein disulfide reductase; translated protein: MKKITYLLLLSACFSFAQSTGKVKFSAKIENRNSDTLTIFGPKKFKHVIPVNKKGVFESTFEITEGLHQFSDGSESSLLFFKDGYDLNLTMNAKEFDETIVYKGKGEKENNYLAKKALTDEVFEMELEGLLEKEEAEFKTALEKKKTSDLANLENAGLDAKLVDIAKPMINQEGMMLMQYFNQKASAKKLENAVAPSFDYENHKGGKTKLEDLRGKYVYIDVWATWCGPCRAEIPHLKKVEEKYHGKNIEFVSISVDVDKDHEKWQKFVTEKQLGGIQLFADKNWNSDFIKAFGINSIPRFLLIGPDGKVLKADAARPSSAQLTELLDSLLK
- the aspS gene encoding aspartate--tRNA ligase codes for the protein MYRSHNCGELNASHINTEVTLAGWVQKSRDKGFMIWVDLRDRYGITQLIFDEQRTDKAVIEKAKSLGREFVIQIKGTVIERVSKNPNMATGDVEILVTELTILNEAQLPPFTIEDETDGGEDIRMKYRYLDIRRNPVKNNLLFRHKVSMEVRKYLSDQGFCDVETPYLIKSTPEGARDFVVPSRMNEGQFYALPQSPQTFKQLLMVGGMDKYFQIVKCFRDEDLRADRQPEFTQIDCEMAFVEQEDILDMFEGLTRHLLKEIKGIEVDKFPRITYDYAMKTYGNDKPDIRFEMKFGELNAVAQHKDFPVFNSAELVVGIAAPGCANYTRKEIDTLIDWVKRPQVGALGMVYVKCEEDGSFKSSVDKFYDQEDLKKWAEITNAKPGDLILVLSGKADKTRTQLSALRMEVATRLGLRKSDEFAPLWVVDFPLLEWDEESGRYHAMHHPFTSPKPEDMALIETEPGKVRANAYDMVLNGNEIGGGSIRIHDRDLQSRMFDLLGFSKEQAQAQFGFLMNAFEFGAPPHGGLAFGLDRLVSILGGQETIRDFIAFPKNNSGRDVMIDAPSTIDEAQLQELHIKLR
- a CDS encoding cold-shock protein — protein: MRTGKVKFFNESKGYGFITDDETGKDIFVHASGMRVESLNEGDAVSYEEEEGRKGKVAAQVVVIED
- a CDS encoding TonB-dependent receptor plug domain-containing protein is translated as MKNKYFLSALLLSAILGNAQENEPKTDSLKEVIVSSSRIDLPFKENSRTIQIITATDIKKLGVTNVADALQQVAGIDVRRQGVNGMQADLYIRGGGFDQTLLLIDGIKVDDPQTGHHTLNLALPIELIKRIEVIKGPAARIFGQNAFTGAVNIVTKDGFENSLIAKVQAGSFGQFTTEATGAINLETSSHIVHFSKNISEGYRHNTDFDNQNYVLKSQFNKNKLPIDLLTTYSERKFGANGFYGIPSATEQYEETQASLIGLSTVIKNGNFTWKPRLYWRRNQDEYHYIRSNPSAYRNLHITNKVAAELNGSYESKAGITGFGIEMAKYYISSNRLGDNSREMASLFLEHRFQFFDKKFDITPGVAVSYFSDFDSKAFPGLDLGYQVTSDFRVYGNIGYTYRVPTYTDLYYIGPQAIGNENLQPEEALSEEIGIKWLTSKFDFTFAAFNRDSNDLIDYVRPTEADVIYTPQNIQDVNTKGFETQVEYRFMLNTLPQKIKMGYTFIEDDVKKSSAAYSRYSINSMKHQFVGNYAMEWFKNFSNSIGYRYVERTSGVSYNIWDVSASYQLKALEFSVYANNIFNTAYVEAGMVPMPKGNVLFGVKYLFK
- a CDS encoding PLP-dependent aminotransferase family protein produces the protein MIDSPVNVLLKELIHFEKSGGTAVYIQIAQQIINGIQRGYLTTGTALPGTRTFSQLLKIHRNTAVAVYDELASQGWVEIIANKGTFVLIPEQKNQPIKATSDLVDGIYKYSKNTGFNFKTSFHLAPANEFSKAKYAINDGEPDLRLHPVHQFSKWYSAAMKRKSLISKWNQTNISSHSAIESQLCNYLNATRGFHIQPNNLISTRSSEMSLFIISQLLIQPNDVVLVGNLSNFASNMIFQQAGASIKTIPVDEQGLDVEYIKKHFTKGKIRCVYVCSNRHYPTTKTLSAERRLKLIQLASAYQFAIIEDDFDYDFQYNGVSKLPMASADANGMVIYLGKVGQSLFPSFQTGFVVAPDNLILEAKNYLKMLDRQGDLIQEQLLSELIYEGEIHRLIKKNVFIYKKRCDYLCACLTENFKQTIRFEKPNGGLAIWLQFEPKISLVQLAEQAYKNDLFLPKTILYQDKNTCAIRFGFGHLNEDEIEIIVKKLKQAYDFLL
- a CDS encoding toxin-antitoxin system YwqK family antitoxin: MKNIMIAGIMLVTSLTFAQEVKPKYEIIGQEVKTTYYYDNGQIKQEGNYLNGKPNGKWVSYNEDGTKQAIGEFENGSKKGKWFFWSEASLTEVDFSDSRIAEVKKWSKDVLVKN
- the trpS gene encoding tryptophan--tRNA ligase, which produces MAKILTGIQSTGTPHLGNLLGAIIPAIQMANNPDNQSFLFIADLHSITQIKNGAELRQNTYSVAAAWLACGLDTNRVVFYRQSDVPQTTELSWYLSCFFPFQRLTLAHSFKDKADRLDDVNAGLFSYPMLMAADILLYDANFVPVGKDQLQHLEITRDVASRFNHQMGETFVIPEAKIDEKIMIIPGTDGQKMSKSRNNFINIFLDDKTLLKQIKTIETDSTPLEEPKNPDTCNVFALYKLLGTAEDVADLRAKYEAGNYGYGHAKQALYELITIKFKTEREKYNYYINNLEEVDKLLLEGAAKAGIVANNVLKRVREKLGY